A window from Telopea speciosissima isolate NSW1024214 ecotype Mountain lineage chromosome 8, Tspe_v1, whole genome shotgun sequence encodes these proteins:
- the LOC122672824 gene encoding aluminum-activated malate transporter 12-like, whose amino-acid sequence MLGMNSSTVVVLPVVALPIQDGASSPKKNKILSRLISSLLHCLTEMKGIHKHRNLIHSIKVGLALVLVSLLYLLDPLFEEVGDNAMWAIMTVVVVFEFYAGATLGKGLNRGIGTIVGGSLGCSAAILAQSLSQIGKASAIGTSVFVFGAAATYTRLIPRIKKRYDYGVMIFILTFNLVIVSGVRADKVIELARDRLSTIGMGFAVCVSTSLLIFPVWASDELHSSTASKFNKLASSIEGCLEEYFKGIEEKKDNQSETSFNACKSVLHSKSTDESLANFARWEPWHGKFGFSHPWHKYLQIGDSLSELAASILSLKGCLQSHQQPTPVLMRQHSIKKPCEAVASQLVYTLRELGDSIINMKRFSPAVLIVAKLQLSRIELSEAVLPCMLRTLPDDDGFAMAGFVFLLMEMVDMVEKLAKEVEELADYAGFPQQLKYPDLW is encoded by the exons atgttGGGCATGAACTCATCAACTGTGGTAGTTCTTCCAGTAGTAGCTCTTCCAATTCAAGATGGAGCTTCTTCTCCTAAGAAGAATAAGATCCTCTCCCgtcttatttcttctcttcttcactgTCTTACAGAGATGAAAGGCATACATAAGCACAGAAACTTAATTCACAGTATCAAAGTTGGACTTGCTCTGGTTCTGGTTTCGCTCCTGTATCTCCTTGATCCTCTGTTCGAGGAAGTTGGAGATAATGCTATGTGGGCTATCATGACTGTAGTTGTTGTTTTTGAGTTCTATGCAG GTGCAACACTTGGTAAAGGCTTGAATCGCGGAATTGGTACAATAGTAGGTGGTAGCTTGGGGTGTTCTGCAGCAATTTTAGCTCAAAGCCTCAGCCAGATTGGCAAGGCTAGTGCCATTGGCACCTCTGTATTTGTGTTTG GTGCAGCTGCAACATACACTAGGCTGATTccaagaataaagaaaagatacGACTATGGTGTCATGATTTTCATCCTCACATTCAATCTAGTGATAGTCTCTGGTGTGCGAGCAGATAAGGTCATTGAGTTAGCCCGTGATCGTCTCTCAACAATTGGAATGGGTTTTGCTGTCTGTGTCTCAACAAGCTTACTCATCTTCCCTGTATGGGCTAGCGATGAACTTCATAGTTCAACAGCTTCCAAATTCAATAAACTTGCCAGTTCAATTGAAG GATGTCTGGAAGAGTACTTCAAAGGGATCGAGGAAAAGAAGGATAATCAATCTGAAACCAGTTTCAATGCTTGCAAATCAGTGCTCCACTCAAAGTCCACAGATGAATCACTG gCAAATTTTGCAAGGTGGGAACCATGGCATGGCAAGTTTGGGTTCTCCCATCCATGGCACAAGTACCTACAAATTGGAGATTCACTTAGCGAGTTGGCTGCCTCTATTCTTTCGCTAAAAGGGTGTCTTCAGTCTCATCAACAG CCAACACCGGTGCTTATGAGGCAGCACTCCATTAAGAAGCCATGTGAAGCAGTGGCCTCTCAGCTTGTTTACACACTGAGGGAGCTAGGAGACAGCATCATCAACATGAAGAGATTTAGCCCTGCAGTGTTAATAGTGGCAAAGTTGCAGTTATCAAGAATAGAGCTTAGTGAAGCTGTACTTCCTTGCATGCTCAGGACACTACCAGATGATGATGGTTTTGCAATGGCAGGCTTTGTGTTTCTGCTGATGGAGATGGTGGACATGGTGGAAAAATTGGCAAAAGAGGTCGAAGAACTCGCAGATTATGCAGGTTTCCCTCAACAGCTCAAGTATCCAGATTTGTGGTGA